Proteins from one Burkholderia oklahomensis C6786 genomic window:
- a CDS encoding FAS1-like dehydratase domain-containing protein, giving the protein MHAAPADRGDDAVRIVTDLISPAPAAVLAATLDRDDHPRIGDALPPIWHWAYFWTAARQSELGLDGHPRTGGFLPDLGLPRRMAAGGRLRFLAPLAIGDTATRTSRVASLEHKEGRSGRLAFVTVEHVIASNGAAAIHEEQDIVYREPAEPGAPLPPPKAAPDGAQWQRAIAPTEAFLFRYSALTFNGHRIHYDRSYAQQAEGYPDLVVHGPLIATLLLDLVSRSMPKAVVVDYAYKAVRPTFFGHAFTLCGRLAPDGGSVELWAKDHDGWLTMSARASLAR; this is encoded by the coding sequence CCTCATTTCCCCCGCTCCCGCCGCCGTGCTCGCCGCGACGCTCGACCGCGACGACCACCCGCGCATCGGCGATGCGCTGCCGCCGATCTGGCACTGGGCGTACTTCTGGACGGCCGCGCGGCAATCCGAACTCGGCCTCGACGGCCACCCGCGCACGGGCGGCTTCCTGCCCGATCTCGGCCTGCCGCGCCGGATGGCGGCAGGCGGCCGCCTGCGCTTTCTCGCGCCGCTCGCGATCGGCGATACCGCGACGCGCACGTCGCGCGTCGCCTCGCTCGAGCACAAGGAAGGACGCAGCGGCCGGCTCGCGTTCGTCACGGTCGAGCATGTGATCGCGTCGAATGGCGCGGCCGCCATCCACGAAGAGCAGGACATCGTCTATCGCGAGCCCGCCGAACCCGGCGCGCCGCTGCCACCGCCGAAGGCGGCGCCCGACGGCGCGCAGTGGCAACGCGCGATCGCGCCGACCGAAGCGTTCCTTTTTCGCTATTCGGCGCTGACCTTCAACGGCCATCGCATCCATTACGACCGATCCTATGCGCAGCAGGCGGAAGGCTATCCGGACCTCGTCGTTCACGGCCCGCTGATCGCGACGCTGCTGCTCGATCTCGTGTCACGCTCCATGCCGAAGGCCGTCGTCGTCGACTACGCATACAAGGCCGTGCGGCCGACGTTCTTCGGCCACGCGTTCACGCTGTGCGGCCGCCTCGCGCCGGACGGCGGTTCGGTCGAACTGTGGGCGAAAGATCACGACGGCTGGCTGACGATGTCCGCCCGCGCGTCACTCGCCCGATAA